A stretch of the Sphingomonas sp. CL5.1 genome encodes the following:
- the pdxA gene encoding 4-hydroxythreonine-4-phosphate dehydrogenase PdxA, whose translation MPPLAISMGDPAGIGPEIIAKAWSARDAHALPPFVAVGDARAIERVWQGPIARLGDLRQVAAAFAEALPVLTVQDAGEIEPGAPDADGARCALYSLELAVGLTRSGAAGALVTGPVSKAQLYGVGFTHPGQTEFVAERCGIAGANAVMMLAGPGLRVVPITTHVPLDEVASRLTVDLIVAKARATARGLQRNFGIDNARLVFAGFNPHAGEGGAIGRQEIDLIEPAIAILRGEGIDARGPFAADTLFHPRARAQYDAALCCYHDQALIPLKTLYFDEGVNITLGLPIVRTSPDHGTAFALAGKNQAEPGAMIAAIAMAGEAAALRAACPAA comes from the coding sequence ATGCCGCCGCTAGCGATCTCGATGGGCGACCCGGCGGGGATTGGCCCGGAGATCATCGCCAAGGCATGGAGCGCACGCGACGCGCACGCCCTGCCGCCGTTCGTCGCGGTGGGCGACGCGCGCGCGATCGAGCGCGTATGGCAGGGACCGATCGCGCGGCTCGGCGATCTCCGGCAGGTCGCCGCCGCCTTCGCGGAGGCGCTGCCGGTGCTGACGGTGCAGGATGCCGGCGAGATCGAGCCGGGCGCGCCCGATGCCGATGGCGCCCGCTGCGCTCTCTATTCGCTGGAACTGGCGGTCGGGCTGACGCGCTCGGGCGCGGCGGGCGCGCTCGTCACCGGGCCGGTTTCCAAGGCGCAGCTCTACGGCGTCGGCTTCACCCATCCGGGGCAGACCGAGTTCGTCGCGGAGCGCTGCGGCATCGCTGGCGCCAACGCGGTGATGATGCTCGCGGGGCCAGGGCTGCGCGTCGTGCCGATCACGACCCATGTACCGCTCGATGAGGTGGCGTCGCGGCTGACGGTCGACCTGATCGTCGCCAAGGCGCGCGCGACCGCGCGGGGCCTGCAACGCAACTTCGGGATCGACAATGCCCGGCTCGTCTTCGCCGGCTTCAATCCCCACGCGGGCGAAGGCGGCGCGATCGGGCGGCAGGAGATCGACCTGATCGAGCCGGCCATCGCCATCCTGCGCGGCGAAGGCATCGATGCCCGCGGCCCGTTCGCGGCGGACACGCTGTTCCATCCCCGCGCCCGCGCGCAATATGACGCGGCGCTCTGCTGCTATCACGATCAGGCGCTGATCCCGCTGAAGACTCTGTATTTCGACGAGGGCGTCAACATCACGCTGGGGTTGCCGATCGTCCGCACCTCACCCGATCACGGCACCGCTTTCGCGCTCGCCGGCAAGAACCAGGCCGAGCCGGGCGCGATGATCGCAGCGATCGCGATGGCGGGAGAGGCGGCGGCGCTCCGCGCGGCTTGCCCGGCGGCGTGA
- a CDS encoding RsmB/NOP family class I SAM-dependent RNA methyltransferase, with protein sequence MTPAARIQAAIEVLDLVLVAARESGAAADTVVQRYFSTRRYAGSKDRRAVRDLVFAAIRACGEAPPSGRAALLLLARGDAALAAGFDGSPHGPAPIVEGEPVAVAGTAPAWLVERMREAELSDTEIAALVTRAPLDVRVNTLVTTPEKIAAEIADAAPIPGVPDALRLLAGTNVEPFAGRVEVQDAGSQIVAGAARVEPGMTIVDLCAGAGGKTLALAAAMRNAGRVVAADTDRARLARLAPRATRAGVTIAETVLLDPGRELVALEELRGAADVVLIDAPCSGTGTWRRNPEARWRLSPARLARLVETQRRLLDIGADLTRPGGALVHIVCSLLDEEGVRQIEDFLARHPGWKAETPALPLGRMHGAGFRLTPAHDGTDGFFVARLIAPC encoded by the coding sequence ATGACCCCTGCCGCGCGCATCCAGGCGGCGATCGAGGTGCTCGATCTCGTCCTCGTCGCCGCGCGCGAGAGCGGGGCGGCGGCCGATACGGTCGTCCAACGCTATTTCTCGACGCGGCGCTATGCCGGATCGAAGGATCGACGGGCGGTGAGGGACCTGGTGTTCGCCGCGATCCGCGCCTGCGGTGAAGCGCCGCCATCGGGCCGCGCGGCGCTGCTGCTGCTCGCGCGGGGCGACGCGGCACTCGCCGCCGGTTTCGACGGCTCGCCGCATGGGCCTGCGCCGATCGTGGAGGGAGAGCCGGTCGCCGTTGCGGGCACCGCCCCCGCGTGGCTGGTCGAGCGGATGCGAGAGGCGGAGCTTTCCGATACGGAAATCGCCGCACTGGTGACGCGTGCGCCGCTCGATGTGCGCGTCAATACGCTCGTGACCACGCCGGAGAAAATTGCGGCCGAGATCGCGGACGCCGCGCCGATTCCCGGTGTGCCCGACGCGCTTCGCTTGCTCGCCGGAACCAACGTCGAGCCTTTCGCCGGCCGGGTCGAGGTGCAGGACGCCGGAAGCCAGATCGTCGCGGGGGCAGCGCGCGTCGAGCCGGGGATGACTATCGTCGACCTGTGCGCCGGGGCCGGCGGCAAGACGCTCGCGCTGGCGGCGGCGATGCGCAACGCAGGGCGGGTCGTGGCTGCCGACACCGATCGCGCGCGCCTCGCCCGACTCGCGCCGCGTGCTACGCGCGCCGGCGTGACGATCGCCGAGACGGTGCTGCTCGATCCCGGCCGCGAGCTCGTCGCGCTGGAAGAGTTGCGCGGCGCGGCCGATGTGGTGCTGATCGACGCGCCCTGTTCCGGCACCGGCACATGGCGGCGCAATCCGGAGGCGCGCTGGCGGCTCAGCCCGGCGCGGCTTGCGCGGCTGGTCGAGACGCAGCGCCGCTTGCTCGATATCGGCGCGGACCTGACCCGGCCGGGCGGCGCGTTGGTGCATATCGTCTGCTCGCTGCTGGACGAGGAGGGCGTGCGGCAGATCGAGGACTTCCTCGCGCGGCATCCGGGGTGGAAGGCGGAAACGCCAGCGCTGCCGCTCGGCCGCATGCATGGCGCCGGTTTCCGTCTTACCCCGGCGCATGACGGAACCGACGGCTTTTTTGTCGCACGCCTCATCGCCCCATGCTAA
- a CDS encoding M48 family metallopeptidase, with translation MRFSSVAIAASLALVSISTSLYGQRPDDQIDARSMALLAQGRAAKAAGNLDGASDALETAVAVDPRNRQAFIVLAEVAEARGLSGKSIRFYREALTLEPNDPVALKGQGEALVAKGAMARAKENLAKLRTVCKGECPQANELAAVIAKGPPPVATAQVVPPKPATVKD, from the coding sequence ATGCGTTTCTCGTCCGTCGCCATCGCCGCTTCGCTGGCGCTGGTCTCGATCTCGACCTCGCTCTACGGCCAGCGCCCCGACGACCAGATCGACGCGCGTTCGATGGCGCTGCTGGCGCAAGGGCGCGCGGCCAAGGCTGCCGGCAATCTCGACGGCGCAAGCGATGCGCTGGAGACCGCGGTGGCGGTCGATCCGCGCAACCGCCAGGCGTTCATCGTGCTGGCCGAAGTGGCCGAGGCGCGCGGGCTTTCGGGCAAGTCGATCCGCTTCTATCGCGAGGCGCTGACGCTGGAGCCGAACGATCCCGTCGCGCTCAAGGGGCAGGGCGAAGCTTTGGTCGCCAAGGGCGCGATGGCGCGGGCGAAGGAGAATCTCGCGAAGCTGCGCACCGTCTGCAAGGGCGAATGCCCGCAGGCGAACGAGCTGGCGGCGGTGATCGCCAAGGGGCCGCCGCCGGTGGCGACCGCGCAGGTCGTGCCGCCAAAGCCCGCGACGGTGAAGGATTAA
- the rsmA gene encoding 16S rRNA (adenine(1518)-N(6)/adenine(1519)-N(6))-dimethyltransferase RsmA produces MTVLPPLREVIARHGLSASKALGQNFLFDAQLLARIAAIPGNLADAEVLEVGPGPGGLTRALLAAGARVIAIERDRRCLPALAELGDAYPGRLRVIEGDALEIDARALFEGAPHIVSNLPYNVGTALFVGWLSAAWLPWWKSLTLMFQREVADRIVAAPGSDAYGRLAVLAQWRSSARIAMPVHRSAFTPPPKVMSAVVHVVPTEAPAGVALTMLERLTAAAFGQRRKMLRQSLRGVPGALEALEVEGIDATRRAETVSVAEFVAVARRLSAS; encoded by the coding sequence GTGACCGTGCTTCCGCCGCTGCGCGAGGTGATCGCGCGGCACGGCCTGTCGGCATCGAAGGCGCTGGGGCAGAATTTCCTGTTCGACGCGCAGCTTCTCGCGCGCATCGCCGCGATTCCCGGCAATCTCGCCGATGCGGAGGTGCTGGAGGTCGGCCCTGGCCCCGGCGGCCTGACCCGTGCCTTGCTCGCGGCTGGCGCGCGTGTCATCGCGATCGAGCGCGACCGCCGCTGCCTGCCCGCGCTCGCCGAACTGGGTGACGCCTACCCCGGCCGGCTCAGGGTGATCGAGGGCGACGCGCTGGAGATCGATGCGCGCGCCTTATTTGAAGGTGCGCCGCATATCGTCTCGAACCTGCCCTATAATGTCGGCACCGCGCTATTCGTCGGCTGGCTTTCCGCTGCGTGGCTGCCGTGGTGGAAATCGCTGACGCTGATGTTCCAGCGCGAGGTGGCCGATCGCATCGTCGCGGCGCCGGGCAGCGACGCCTACGGGCGACTTGCCGTCCTCGCGCAATGGCGTTCGTCGGCGCGGATCGCGATGCCGGTGCACCGCTCGGCTTTCACCCCACCGCCCAAGGTGATGTCGGCGGTCGTCCATGTCGTGCCGACGGAAGCGCCCGCTGGCGTGGCGCTTACGATGCTCGAACGGCTGACGGCGGCGGCGTTCGGCCAGCGCCGCAAGATGCTGCGTCAAAGCCTGCGCGGCGTTCCCGGCGCGCTGGAGGCGCTGGAGGTTGAAGGCATCGACGCGACGCGACGCGCGGAAACGGTCAGCGTCGCGGAGTTCGTGGCGGTCGCCCGGCGATTAAGCGCGAGTTGA